The following are encoded together in the Dyella terrae genome:
- a CDS encoding DMP19 family protein: MDTDVLNFASDAAFARLKDAGGDLSSLSVALRTFVMVYSAQGIIDNGGLEYFYLKDFDGQPAYDEFVEAYARIGASSAANCIDRSSRLFGISDPHMHEAKRELFLMDETGKGLQQLKFLSDAICRDASVWECLCSFVAANRTEFDPI; the protein is encoded by the coding sequence ATGGATACGGATGTATTGAATTTTGCCAGTGATGCGGCCTTTGCCCGGCTCAAAGATGCCGGCGGGGATCTAAGCTCTCTCTCGGTAGCATTGCGGACCTTTGTAATGGTCTACAGTGCCCAGGGCATCATTGACAATGGTGGCCTTGAGTATTTCTACCTCAAGGACTTTGATGGACAACCCGCTTACGATGAGTTCGTCGAGGCCTACGCAAGGATTGGTGCAAGCTCTGCAGCCAATTGCATAGACCGCTCCTCTCGCCTCTTTGGCATCAGCGACCCTCATATGCACGAGGCGAAGCGAGAGTTGTTTCTGATGGACGAGACAGGCAAAGGTTTGCAACAGCTCAAATTCTTAAGTGATGCGATCTGCCGTGATGCTTCGGTTTGGGAATGTTTGTGTTCGTTTGTCGCGGCGAATCGCACCGA
- a CDS encoding Imm32 family immunity protein has product MKLFGYEEGNKEQERPMRLVEASILTNPTELRAIARVLAELADEMESHSFDHVHLADRLSGLGDDVDLIVVKAS; this is encoded by the coding sequence ATGAAGCTGTTTGGATACGAGGAAGGGAACAAAGAGCAGGAGCGGCCCATGCGGCTCGTGGAAGCCAGCATCCTGACGAACCCGACCGAGCTCAGGGCGATTGCCAGGGTGCTCGCTGAATTGGCGGATGAGATGGAAAGCCACAGCTTTGACCATGTGCACCTAGCCGACAGGCTTTCGGGGTTAGGTGATGATGTAGACCTAATCGTGGTCAAGGCGAGTTGA
- a CDS encoding IS30 family transposase: protein MKHRTRIYYTENQKSQMWDRWQRGESLHQIARLFDRHHSSVREILAASGGIRPPLRHRSARALTLAEREVISRGLVTAHSVRTIAMSLRRAPSTISREIARNGGAAAYRASQADEAAWARARRPKRCKLSTHRLLARCVAAKLQHHWAPQQIAGWLKLSYPDESSCQVSHETIYRTLYIQSRGALKKELLAHLRRSRAMRRSRHHTQKTDDHGRITGTVSISERPACVEDRAVPGHWEGDLLFGNKTSQIATLVERHTRYVMLVKVDRRDTETVINALIKHAHKLPRELYKSLTWDRGSEMADHRRFTLATDIQVYFCDPYHPWQRGSNENTNGLLRQYFPKGMDPSGITQAKLNAVARELNERPRETLGFETPAERFQQAVASTG from the coding sequence ATGAAGCACCGCACTCGAATCTATTACACGGAAAACCAGAAGTCGCAGATGTGGGATCGTTGGCAGCGCGGTGAGTCGCTGCATCAGATCGCACGGCTGTTTGATCGGCACCACTCGTCGGTTCGCGAGATTCTCGCCGCGTCCGGCGGCATCCGTCCACCGTTGCGTCATCGGTCGGCACGGGCTTTGACCTTAGCCGAGCGTGAGGTCATTTCACGCGGGCTGGTCACCGCTCATTCCGTCCGCACCATTGCCATGTCACTGCGGCGCGCGCCCTCGACCATTAGTCGTGAGATTGCCCGCAACGGCGGCGCGGCGGCGTACCGTGCCAGCCAGGCGGACGAGGCGGCCTGGGCCAGAGCGCGACGCCCTAAGCGCTGTAAGCTGTCCACGCATCGGCTCTTGGCGCGATGCGTGGCGGCCAAGCTCCAGCACCATTGGGCGCCGCAGCAGATTGCTGGATGGTTGAAGCTCTCTTATCCCGACGAGTCGAGCTGTCAGGTGTCACACGAGACGATCTATCGCACGCTTTACATCCAATCCCGCGGAGCCCTGAAAAAGGAGCTTCTCGCGCATCTTCGGCGATCGCGCGCAATGCGCCGTTCGCGCCATCACACGCAAAAGACCGACGACCACGGCAGGATCACTGGCACCGTCTCCATCAGTGAGCGACCGGCGTGTGTCGAGGATCGCGCCGTGCCCGGTCACTGGGAAGGTGACTTGCTCTTTGGCAACAAGACCAGTCAGATCGCCACGCTGGTCGAACGGCACACGCGTTACGTCATGCTGGTCAAGGTGGATCGGCGTGACACCGAGACAGTGATCAATGCGTTGATCAAGCACGCACACAAGCTGCCTCGGGAGCTGTACAAATCGCTGACGTGGGACCGCGGCTCGGAGATGGCGGACCATCGTCGTTTTACCTTGGCCACCGATATCCAGGTCTACTTTTGTGACCCGTACCATCCGTGGCAACGTGGCTCCAACGAGAACACCAACGGACTGCTCAGGCAGTATTTTCCCAAGGGCATGGATCCGTCGGGTATCACGCAGGCCAAGCTCAATGCAGTTGCGAGAGAGTTGAACGAACGACCGCGAGAAACGTTAGGCTTCGAAACACCGGCCGAACGATTTCAACAAGCTGTTGCATCGACCGGTTGA
- a CDS encoding ribonuclease E inhibitor RraB, whose amino-acid sequence MSVVKILMDGAAADTDVLRTLDRHGDDFSIPRDVDFKFRADTKEKAEIVAGFLNDHNFAVAVVQLSNGEHSVNAALYMSVQQNLILSVSGFMGCVAQLFGVGYDGWGCAPQKR is encoded by the coding sequence ATGTCTGTGGTCAAAATCTTGATGGATGGTGCTGCTGCCGACACGGACGTACTGAGGACGTTGGATCGTCATGGGGATGACTTCAGCATCCCTCGCGACGTCGACTTCAAATTCCGCGCCGATACGAAGGAAAAGGCAGAGATCGTCGCCGGCTTCTTGAACGATCATAACTTTGCTGTCGCCGTCGTGCAGTTGAGCAACGGAGAACACAGTGTTAACGCTGCCCTGTATATGTCCGTTCAACAGAATCTGATTCTGTCCGTGTCTGGGTTCATGGGGTGCGTAGCCCAACTATTTGGCGTGGGCTATGACGGATGGGGATGCGCGCCACAGAAACGATGA
- a CDS encoding ferredoxin--NADP reductase, whose protein sequence is MVALATEHVIDVHHWNDSLFSFRTTRDPGFRFDSGQFVMIGLEVDGRPLMRAYSIASANYEEHLEFFSIKVPNGPLTSRLQHLKPGDPLIVSRKPTGTLVLNDLKPGKHLYLLGTGTGLAPFMSLVRDPETYERYEKIVIAHGVRNVNDLAYMDYLENELPQHEYLGELVREKLVYYPTVTREGFRHQGRITDNIVNGSMSEAIGLPPLDPATDRVMLCGSPSMLDDTCALLDERGFQVSPRTREPGDYVIERAFVEK, encoded by the coding sequence ATGGTGGCATTGGCGACGGAGCACGTGATTGACGTGCACCACTGGAACGACAGTCTTTTCAGCTTCCGCACGACGCGTGACCCTGGCTTCCGCTTCGACAGCGGGCAATTCGTGATGATCGGCCTGGAAGTGGATGGCCGCCCCTTGATGCGCGCGTATTCGATCGCCAGCGCCAACTACGAAGAGCACTTGGAGTTCTTCAGCATCAAGGTGCCCAATGGCCCGCTGACCTCCCGCCTGCAGCACCTCAAGCCCGGCGACCCGCTGATTGTGAGCCGCAAGCCGACCGGCACGTTGGTGCTCAACGACCTCAAGCCGGGCAAGCACCTGTACCTGCTCGGCACAGGCACGGGCCTGGCGCCGTTCATGAGTCTGGTGCGCGACCCGGAAACCTACGAGCGCTACGAGAAAATCGTGATCGCGCACGGCGTGCGCAACGTCAACGACCTCGCCTACATGGATTACCTCGAGAACGAGCTGCCGCAGCACGAGTACCTCGGCGAGCTGGTGCGCGAGAAGCTGGTCTATTACCCCACGGTGACGCGCGAGGGGTTCCGTCACCAGGGTCGCATCACCGACAACATCGTCAATGGCTCGATGAGCGAAGCCATCGGCTTGCCGCCGCTCGACCCGGCGACCGATCGCGTGATGCTGTGCGGCAGCCCTTCGATGCTGGACGACACCTGCGCGCTGCTCGATGAGCGCGGCTTTCAGGTATCACCGCGTACGCGTGAGCCGGGCGATTACGTGATCGAGCGCGCGTTCGTCGAGAAGTAA
- a CDS encoding short chain dehydrogenase codes for MRILLIGASGTVGTAVAGALAPHHELIRAGRHSGDVRVDLTDMASVERMYREVGQLDAVVTTAGNVHFGELAQTTPAQFLSGLQDKLMGQVNAVIAGIPHLRDGGSFTLTSGITAVEPIKLGTNATTVNAAIEGFVRSAATELPRGLRINAVSATLLTEALEAYGPYFPGFEAVPGERVGQVYRRSVEGVVTGRVYTIWQ; via the coding sequence ATGCGAATTCTGCTTATCGGCGCTAGCGGTACGGTCGGCACGGCCGTCGCGGGGGCACTGGCCCCGCACCATGAACTCATCCGCGCCGGCCGTCATTCCGGCGACGTGCGCGTCGACCTTACCGACATGGCTAGCGTGGAGCGCATGTATCGCGAGGTGGGCCAGCTCGATGCGGTGGTCACCACTGCGGGCAACGTGCATTTCGGCGAGCTGGCGCAGACCACGCCCGCGCAGTTTCTGTCCGGCCTGCAGGACAAGCTGATGGGGCAGGTGAATGCGGTTATTGCGGGCATCCCGCATCTGCGCGATGGTGGCTCGTTCACGTTGACCAGCGGCATCACCGCAGTCGAACCGATCAAGCTGGGCACGAATGCCACCACGGTGAACGCGGCTATCGAAGGTTTCGTGCGCTCCGCCGCGACGGAACTGCCGCGCGGCCTGCGTATCAATGCGGTAAGTGCGACGCTTCTCACCGAGGCACTAGAGGCTTACGGCCCGTACTTTCCCGGTTTCGAAGCCGTGCCCGGCGAGCGTGTGGGGCAGGTTTACCGACGCAGCGTGGAGGGTGTGGTCACCGGGCGGGTGTACACGATCTGGCAGTAA
- a CDS encoding LysR family transcriptional regulator has translation MDTLASMAMFVRVVDTGSFAAAAEASGVSPTMAGKHIRAIEERLGARLLHRTTRRQQLTEVGKLYYERCKLVLADVELAERSAHELQATPRGRLRLTAPMSFGSRRLTPALTEYLQRYPDVSVELSLDNRVYDLVGEGYELGIRIGAVDDPLLVARQLQPYRMLLAASPQYLARHGTPARPEELSKHVCLGLTNWRRRDQWRLLGPGGEECDVPVQGRLSVDHGDALRVAALHGAGIVLQPEVLLADDLAEGRLMAVLPEWAPPATPMHLLYAQDRRPTAKLRSMIEFLLERFGADTAR, from the coding sequence ATGGATACGCTGGCGAGCATGGCGATGTTCGTGCGGGTGGTGGATACCGGCAGCTTTGCCGCCGCTGCCGAAGCGAGCGGCGTATCCCCCACCATGGCCGGCAAGCACATCCGCGCCATCGAGGAACGGCTGGGTGCCCGCCTGCTCCATCGCACCACGCGCCGCCAACAGCTCACCGAGGTCGGCAAGCTCTACTACGAGCGCTGCAAGCTGGTGCTGGCCGATGTGGAGCTGGCCGAGCGCAGCGCCCATGAACTGCAGGCCACGCCCCGAGGACGACTGCGCCTCACCGCCCCCATGAGTTTCGGCAGCCGGCGACTTACCCCGGCGCTCACCGAGTACCTGCAACGCTACCCCGACGTCAGCGTGGAGTTGTCACTCGACAATCGTGTCTACGACTTGGTGGGTGAAGGCTACGAGCTGGGTATCCGCATCGGTGCAGTGGATGACCCCCTGTTGGTCGCCCGCCAACTACAGCCCTATCGCATGCTGCTGGCCGCGTCGCCGCAATACCTGGCACGACATGGCACGCCAGCGCGTCCGGAGGAGTTGTCAAAACACGTCTGCCTTGGCCTGACCAATTGGCGTCGTCGCGATCAGTGGCGATTGCTGGGCCCCGGTGGCGAGGAATGCGACGTGCCCGTGCAGGGCCGGCTTTCGGTGGACCACGGTGATGCCTTACGTGTCGCGGCGCTGCATGGTGCGGGCATCGTGCTGCAGCCGGAAGTGTTACTCGCGGACGATCTTGCCGAAGGACGCTTGATGGCGGTGTTGCCCGAATGGGCGCCGCCGGCAACGCCCATGCACCTGCTGTATGCGCAGGATCGCCGGCCGACAGCCAAGCTGCGCAGCATGATCGAGTTTTTGCTGGAACGCTTTGGCGCGGATACTGCTCGGTAG
- a CDS encoding RIO1 family regulatory kinase/ATPase, giving the protein MLLKADELGRIEMTARGGVRVIRRDVMAARWWARAVARRAAAREARALAKLDGIDGVPALLGWDGHELLRGYIAGAPMQQAQPHDRAYYREALRLLARLHRRGVVHNDLAKEPNWLVRADGRPAVVDFQIAWTRGKRGALFRLLAREDLRHLLKHKRTYCPDALTARQRVILDTPAMHSRVWRATGKRVYKLIARRVFGYWDNEGQGRIRD; this is encoded by the coding sequence ATACTTTTGAAAGCCGACGAACTCGGTCGCATCGAAATGACCGCGCGCGGTGGCGTGCGCGTGATCCGTCGCGACGTCATGGCGGCGCGTTGGTGGGCCCGCGCCGTTGCGCGCCGTGCCGCCGCGCGCGAAGCCCGTGCGCTGGCGAAGCTCGATGGCATTGACGGCGTGCCCGCGTTGCTGGGTTGGGATGGGCACGAACTATTGCGCGGCTACATCGCCGGTGCGCCCATGCAGCAGGCTCAGCCGCACGATCGCGCCTATTACCGGGAGGCGTTGCGATTGTTGGCGCGACTGCATCGTCGTGGCGTTGTGCACAACGATCTTGCCAAGGAGCCGAACTGGCTTGTTCGCGCCGATGGTCGTCCCGCAGTGGTCGATTTTCAGATCGCATGGACGCGCGGCAAGCGTGGTGCCTTGTTCCGCCTGCTGGCACGTGAAGACCTGCGACACCTGCTCAAGCACAAGCGCACCTATTGCCCGGACGCATTGACGGCGCGCCAGCGCGTCATTCTCGATACCCCTGCAATGCACTCGCGGGTGTGGCGCGCCACGGGCAAGCGTGTCTACAAACTCATCGCGCGACGTGTGTTCGGTTATTGGGACAATGAAGGGCAGGGGCGCATACGCGATTGA
- a CDS encoding DUF456 domain-containing protein produces MEIALYVLAALLMIGGVAGNILPALPGIPMIFGGIWLVAAVDHYRHLGTWWLVIIGALGAFGVLMDFVSASLGAKRVGASRLALWGAGLGTVVGMFFGLVGLIVGPFLGALVGELASGTSVLRSAHVGVATWLGLLFGTFVKLVISFVMIGLFGFAMLFG; encoded by the coding sequence CTGGAGATCGCGCTTTACGTGTTGGCCGCGCTGCTGATGATCGGTGGCGTCGCTGGCAACATCCTGCCGGCACTGCCGGGCATCCCCATGATCTTCGGCGGCATCTGGCTGGTGGCGGCGGTGGACCATTACCGGCACCTGGGCACGTGGTGGCTGGTGATCATCGGCGCACTGGGCGCGTTTGGCGTACTGATGGACTTCGTCTCGGCCTCCCTGGGCGCCAAACGGGTCGGCGCCAGCCGGCTGGCTCTCTGGGGCGCGGGCCTGGGCACGGTGGTGGGTATGTTCTTCGGCCTGGTCGGCCTGATCGTCGGCCCGTTCCTGGGCGCCCTGGTAGGCGAGCTGGCCTCAGGCACCAGCGTGCTGCGCTCGGCCCATGTAGGTGTGGCCACCTGGCTGGGGTTGCTCTTCGGCACCTTCGTCAAACTGGTGATCTCTTTCGTGATGATCGGCCTGTTCGGCTTTGCCATGCTGTTTGGCTGA
- a CDS encoding DUF885 domain-containing protein, giving the protein MSKRLALALAVSLVAVGSAQAETKSPTWIDRSNTDAKVLLDVMAKFNPEFASQIGVPGFDDKVVDLKPDVDARSRAAFTDAKAKLEKMLADEKDANVRQDLQIMIKATDQQIEGIDLNHKYMLPYQDVGQLIFQGEFALLKDDVDAKRRPSAVKRLECYVGKTPGCTPLIDLAKAQTQARIGEKDLIGPYKNEVEQKLSNSQRYAQGIRQLFAKYKLDDADGKAALDALDSQLKDYDGWVKTTVVPRARADFRLPEPLYAYNLRQVGIDIPPEQLIKEAEFEFAELRSMMQVLAPVVAKAENIQATDYRDVLKALKKEQLGKDDVVPWYHEIIGHIEDTIRREHIITLPQRKMQMRLASEAETAAVPAPHMDPPPFINNHGEQGTFVLTMGNPSGNKSDSYDDFTYKAAAWTLTSHEGRPGHELQFAAMVERGVSLARSLFAFNSVNVEGWALYAESEMLPYEPPAGQFVALQARLHRAARAFLDPMLNLGLITKERAHDVLRYDVGLSEAMTQQELDRYTFNSPGQATAYFYGYMRLQQTRMNTELALGKDFNRQAFNDFVIGQGLLPPEQLAEAVRTQFIPSQKKK; this is encoded by the coding sequence ATGTCCAAACGTCTTGCCCTGGCGCTGGCGGTATCGCTGGTCGCCGTCGGCTCCGCCCAGGCGGAAACCAAGTCACCCACCTGGATCGACCGCAGCAACACCGATGCGAAGGTGCTGCTCGACGTGATGGCGAAATTCAACCCCGAGTTCGCTTCGCAGATCGGCGTACCGGGCTTCGACGACAAGGTGGTTGATCTGAAGCCCGACGTCGACGCACGTTCGCGCGCGGCATTCACCGACGCCAAGGCGAAGCTGGAGAAGATGCTCGCCGACGAGAAGGACGCCAACGTCCGCCAGGATCTGCAGATCATGATCAAGGCGACCGACCAGCAGATCGAAGGCATCGATCTGAATCACAAATACATGCTGCCTTACCAGGACGTCGGCCAGCTGATTTTCCAGGGCGAGTTCGCGCTGCTTAAGGACGACGTGGACGCCAAGCGTCGCCCGTCCGCCGTGAAGCGCCTGGAATGCTACGTCGGCAAGACGCCGGGCTGCACACCGCTCATCGATCTGGCCAAGGCGCAGACCCAGGCGCGCATCGGCGAGAAGGACCTGATCGGCCCGTACAAGAACGAAGTGGAGCAGAAGCTCAGCAACTCGCAGCGCTATGCGCAGGGCATCCGCCAGCTGTTCGCCAAGTACAAGCTGGACGACGCCGACGGCAAGGCCGCACTCGATGCGCTCGACAGCCAGCTCAAGGATTACGACGGCTGGGTGAAGACGACCGTCGTGCCACGCGCACGCGCGGACTTCCGCCTGCCGGAACCGCTGTATGCGTACAACCTCAGGCAGGTCGGCATCGATATTCCGCCGGAACAGCTGATCAAGGAAGCAGAGTTCGAATTCGCCGAGCTGCGTTCCATGATGCAAGTGCTGGCGCCGGTGGTGGCGAAGGCCGAAAACATCCAGGCCACCGACTACCGCGACGTGCTGAAAGCACTGAAGAAGGAACAGCTTGGCAAGGATGACGTGGTGCCGTGGTACCACGAGATCATCGGCCACATCGAAGACACCATCCGCCGCGAGCACATCATCACCCTGCCCCAGCGCAAGATGCAGATGCGCCTCGCGTCGGAGGCGGAGACCGCCGCCGTGCCGGCCCCGCACATGGACCCGCCGCCGTTCATCAACAATCACGGTGAACAGGGCACGTTCGTGCTGACCATGGGCAACCCCAGCGGCAACAAATCCGACTCGTACGACGACTTCACCTATAAGGCCGCTGCGTGGACGCTGACCTCGCACGAAGGCCGCCCTGGCCACGAGCTACAGTTTGCGGCCATGGTGGAACGCGGCGTGTCGCTGGCACGCAGCCTGTTCGCCTTCAACAGCGTGAACGTGGAAGGCTGGGCGCTGTATGCCGAGTCGGAAATGCTGCCGTATGAGCCGCCGGCCGGCCAGTTCGTGGCCCTGCAGGCCCGCCTGCACCGCGCTGCTCGTGCCTTCCTTGATCCGATGCTCAACCTCGGCCTGATCACCAAGGAACGAGCGCATGACGTGCTGCGTTACGACGTGGGCTTGTCCGAAGCCATGACGCAGCAGGAACTGGACCGCTACACCTTCAATAGCCCCGGCCAGGCCACGGCGTACTTCTATGGCTACATGCGCTTGCAGCAGACGCGCATGAACACCGAGCTGGCGCTGGGCAAAGACTTCAACCGCCAGGCATTCAACGACTTCGTGATCGGTCAGGGTCTGCTGCCGCCGGAACAGCTCGCTGAAGCGGTGCGCACGCAGTTCATTCCGTCGCAAAAGAAGAAGTAA
- a CDS encoding TfoX/Sxy family protein, which translates to MNADIQLLRKELEDAATHLGRPHDLRFKPMFGGLMAWFDEKPCAWLSAQGLALRLAEADQAELLAEKGAARFRHRPDEPPSRDYILVPSALRRDTARFSQWLERSSNAPAPQKKRPRPKTRPR; encoded by the coding sequence GTGAACGCCGACATCCAGCTCCTGCGCAAGGAACTGGAAGACGCCGCCACGCACCTGGGGCGTCCACACGATCTTCGTTTCAAGCCGATGTTCGGCGGGCTGATGGCCTGGTTCGACGAGAAGCCGTGCGCGTGGTTGTCCGCGCAAGGGTTGGCGTTGCGGCTGGCGGAGGCGGATCAGGCTGAACTGTTGGCGGAGAAGGGCGCCGCGCGATTCCGCCATCGCCCGGATGAGCCGCCGAGTCGCGACTACATCCTCGTTCCGTCCGCGCTTCGTCGCGATACCGCTCGGTTCTCCCAATGGCTTGAACGGAGCAGCAACGCACCGGCTCCACAAAAGAAGAGGCCGCGTCCGAAGACGCGGCCTCGCTAG
- a CDS encoding universal stress protein — protein MSAIDLLLHLDHLDLDVAAPRAALALAQRLGARLDALYVADLPATAFSLPEAVPVQLEETQRRVAEARTHADQWQQALSPRSLTGRWRVTQGDTVQTLSLAASGYDMLVMERSQRRSDAPVGFGSVSRCVFASGRPVLVVPDTAPVPSLGAKVLVAWNGSRESALALAAAIPLLQKADEVRVLDGSEMNSDMLPVLPPPGLGDWLQRHGIEARIDTLDIGPSHAAGPAVLDAAHAQGADLIVMGAWSRSRLAQMVLGGTTRHLFMRGDVPMLVAH, from the coding sequence ATGTCAGCGATCGATCTGCTGTTGCATCTGGACCATCTAGACCTCGACGTTGCCGCCCCTCGTGCCGCCCTGGCCCTGGCGCAACGACTGGGTGCACGACTCGATGCACTCTACGTTGCCGACCTTCCCGCCACTGCCTTCAGCCTACCGGAAGCGGTGCCCGTACAACTGGAAGAAACCCAGCGCCGGGTTGCCGAAGCCCGGACCCATGCCGACCAGTGGCAACAGGCACTCAGCCCTCGTTCGCTGACGGGTCGCTGGCGAGTCACCCAAGGCGACACGGTTCAGACACTAAGCCTGGCCGCGTCCGGCTACGACATGCTGGTGATGGAACGCAGCCAGCGGCGCAGCGATGCCCCGGTGGGCTTCGGCTCGGTCTCCCGCTGCGTGTTCGCCAGCGGCCGGCCGGTGCTAGTGGTACCCGACACCGCCCCGGTTCCCAGCCTGGGCGCCAAGGTGCTGGTGGCCTGGAACGGCAGTCGGGAATCCGCCCTCGCCCTCGCCGCCGCCATACCGCTGCTGCAGAAGGCAGATGAGGTGCGCGTGCTCGACGGCAGCGAAATGAACTCGGACATGTTGCCGGTGCTGCCCCCACCCGGCCTGGGCGACTGGCTGCAGCGCCACGGCATTGAGGCCCGGATCGACACGCTGGATATCGGCCCCAGTCACGCGGCGGGCCCCGCCGTGCTGGACGCGGCGCATGCCCAAGGTGCCGACCTGATTGTCATGGGCGCCTGGAGCCGTTCGCGCCTTGCGCAGATGGTGCTGGGTGGCACCACGCGCCACCTGTTCATGCGCGGCGACGTGCCCATGCTGGTGGCGCACTGA
- a CDS encoding energy transducer TonB gives MSSASLALPRHAHPDSVRIAALSAAIALNLAALMVVMRPMAPQWAAQVQRITTTPISWITPEKELPPPPPVDIQKLVQPKAVPRTQVVPQPLPVNPPVTTTDEGSIPAPPVVPTLAPSTDAPTTGAPMEATLAYRATPLKYPPQALRSHMEGQVILKVLVDENGVPQDVTVEKSSGQQVLDRSASEQVLKGWRFEPATVNGHAVRAWARVPVTFSLNEL, from the coding sequence ATGTCGTCCGCAAGCCTGGCTTTACCCCGTCACGCCCATCCGGACAGCGTCCGCATCGCCGCGCTGAGTGCTGCCATCGCTCTAAACCTGGCCGCGCTCATGGTCGTCATGCGGCCGATGGCTCCGCAGTGGGCCGCGCAGGTGCAACGCATCACCACCACGCCGATCAGCTGGATCACCCCGGAGAAAGAGCTTCCACCGCCACCGCCCGTCGACATACAAAAGCTGGTGCAGCCGAAAGCCGTGCCGCGTACCCAGGTCGTACCGCAGCCATTACCGGTCAACCCACCCGTGACCACGACGGACGAGGGCAGCATCCCCGCACCACCGGTGGTGCCGACACTGGCGCCGTCGACCGACGCTCCGACGACAGGCGCGCCCATGGAAGCCACGCTCGCCTACCGGGCGACGCCGCTGAAATATCCGCCGCAAGCCCTGCGTTCGCACATGGAAGGACAGGTGATCCTCAAAGTACTGGTCGACGAGAACGGCGTGCCACAGGACGTAACGGTCGAGAAGAGCAGCGGCCAGCAGGTACTCGATCGCAGCGCAAGCGAGCAGGTATTGAAGGGCTGGCGATTCGAGCCCGCCACCGTGAACGGCCACGCCGTACGCGCATGGGCGCGCGTGCCCGTGACATTCAGCCTGAACGAGCTGTAG